TTTGAAACCTTTGATAATATTGATAAACAAGGTTGGAAATATGCTTTTGTATCCGAAGAGGATTTTAATTTATTTGCTGATTTACTAACTAACTTTTTTGAATACAAACCCTATGCATTACCCGAAATAACAATACAACTAAAAAGAACTTGCAAAACAAAAGTTGCAAAAGCATTAGGCGAAATACATAAAGAATTGAGTAATGAAAATAATTTAAGTACCGATACAAAATATTTTCAACTCATTAGGATTTTAAACCACTTTGAAAAAGAAACTAAAGAGGATTTATACAAGGCATTAACAAGGTAAAAAAACAAAAGAAATAAAGAAACCCGTAAATACCACCTTTTTACCCGTAAATACCACACTTAACATTGCAACATAAATTTTTTTGCAATGGAAACATTAACATTTGAGAAATTACCCGAAGCGGTAACAATGCTAACAAAAGAAGTTAGCGAATTGAAACGCCTGATAATTGAAAAGCAGGAACAACCCATACCAAAGCCAACAGAACGGCTTTTAACTATTCAGGAAACTGCAGAACTTTTAAGCCTTAAAGTACCCACAATGTACAGCAAGGTATCAAAAGGAGAACTACCTGTAATGAAGCGAGGAAAACGCCTTTATTTTTCAAGTACTGAAATACTGGAGTACATAAAAGTTGGTCGTAAAAAGTCAAACGCTGAAATTGAGCAGGAAGCAGAAAAGTATTTGCCTAACAATAAAAAAGGGTTGCACTATGGAAAATAACAGAAACAACCCCTTGCATAAAAGACAAGGCAAAGATAAGCATTTTCAAACGCAAATAAAAATCATTTTTGAGTATTTACAGCAACACGTTGCAACAGCTTCAATGGTAGCTGATGCTACTGGAGTAGTACAGAAAAATATTACTCGTTATAAACGTGATT
The nucleotide sequence above comes from Chitinophagales bacterium. Encoded proteins:
- a CDS encoding helix-turn-helix domain-containing protein, whose product is METLTFEKLPEAVTMLTKEVSELKRLIIEKQEQPIPKPTERLLTIQETAELLSLKVPTMYSKVSKGELPVMKRGKRLYFSSTEILEYIKVGRKKSNAEIEQEAEKYLPNNKKGLHYGK